The segment AATCCCTGAATTCTTTCTCTTGAAGAAGGATGTATGGGGCATGACCAAAAAACCTTTTTGAAACTTGGAAATTGATCTTCCAAATCATATTCTCTAAGAAAAATTCCTCAAATGAGAAATACCCTTCAGGCTTCAATACTCTGTAGACCTCAGAGATGGCCTTCTGCCAATCCTTGATATGATGGAATACCCCAAAGGAGAATACACAATCAAAGCAGTGATCAGGAAATTCCATATTTGAGGCATCGCCTACCCTAAGGTCAATATTGTCCTTTCTAATATCCTTTGCCCATCTTGGGGGATTACTATAATATTCTTTTGCTTGCTCTATCATCTCTGGGTCACAATCTATCCCCACCACCTTCTTGCATTTGAAGTGTTGGTTTATAAGCAAAAGACCCACTCCTCTTCCACAGCCTATCTCAAGGCATACCAGTTCCTTAGGAAGATTAAGCCCCTCAAACATAATTGGGCATTCAACCTTCCTTTGAATCCAAACCCTTATGGGGTTATTCATAAATATCTTTTCGATCTTGTGGAGTTTCATTGGTTAACTCCAGTGCTAAAACTCTATGGCCAAGCAGGGCATTCATTATCACATACAGAATTTACTCTGCGATTACTCATTATTTTTATAACTCCTGGTCTATTTTTTCTTTTTTGCCCTGTATTCATATTTCTATGAAATAAATCAACACCCCTAAAGCAATCAATATTATTCCTGTGATAAGTTTTTCATGACGCTCTAAGAAATGCCATTTTATTTTCTCTATTCCTTTTAAACCCAAATTTACCATTAAAACCATCCCCAGTATAGTCACAATAAGATAGATGGCGGAAACCATGGCAATGCCGAACCAGCCTTTGGCTCCTGCTACAAAAAAGTAGGAGCCAATTGGAACGCATGGCGAAAAAAGTGCTGTAGCCAGAGGTAATATGATGGCCAGTTTTGATTTCTTCGCAAGTGCATTGATTTTTATAGCATTTTGATGATGGTGCTGCCCCGTGCCTCTAAAACCCAGATACGCGTAAATAACCCCTATCGCAACCAGAATTAAAGGAGCCGCAATCCTCATTACAAATTCATTAGAAGAAGAAAGTTTGTAGCCGATTATGCCGATGATAATTCCGATCAGGATAGTGCTGATTATATGAGGAATCGCTATGATCCCTGTAATCCATGATGTCTCTATCCTTGACCATTTCTCTGTTCTTGAAATCATAATCAGAGGAATCCAATGGTCAGGTATTATGGCATGAACCATGCTTAAAGCTAAAGCTCCAATAAAAACTTGTATCATATCCATTTTTAGTTTTTATTTTACATTAATTTAGATGCTCCACTTGTATGGTCACTTATTTTTTCATAAGCATCACCCCCTCTCTTGATTTTGAAATCTTTTTCTCTCTTGGGTTATTCATAAAGCTCTTTTCAAAATTATGAAGCTTCATTGCTGAATCCCTAGAAGCCACACTACTAAAACTCTATGGCTAATTTGGCGCGGCATAGTCTGTTTCGCTCTCACCTTCCTCTGGTTTGCTGCTGCCAATCTTACAAACTTTTAGTGCCCTGAGATTCTACCCTTCATGTTCGCTCTCAATATGGCCCACATGTGCCAAGAGATCATCCACATGGCCAGTAAGATCCCTTACATGGCCGACCATATCCTGATAGGCCTTGCAATCCTTATGTTCACCCAAGTCCCTTTCCATATGCTCTAAATCATCGTGGATATGATCCAAGTCCTTCTTCACATGCAGGACATCCTCTTTTAATAACCCCATTGTTTGCCTCCTTTTTAGAATTCTATGGCCAATTATTGACCTCTGCCCATAAGGGAGCAGCAGTCAACCAGGTTATTATGCTCAATGTAATCAATCTCTTCATCAATTATCCTCCTTCATGTTAATCAGAGGCTATTCTATCTCAATAGCCTCAATCCAGAGGACGGCGTCCTCTGAGAGCTCTTTGCCTTTGTAGGTCTTTTCTCCACCAGCACCTAAGGCGGCAAAACCCCAGTATCCTGCCTTTGGTGGGACAAAGGAGAATTCACCATCCTTGTTGGCCAGTATCACCGCAGCACCATGGCCTTCTTTGGCTATCTTGGGTTTCCCGGTGAACTTGTTGCCTTTCATATCAACCTCATAGTTGATATACTCAACCTCTATTTCTACATTGGGCACAGGGTTTCCTTTACCCTCACTGCAATCAAGATTCATTCGCAATAAACAAGTAAAAAAATAAGATTAACCCATCGGTTTTCTTTTAATAAAACCCATCACTACCATAACCGCTATGGCCAAGATATAAAAGTAAATTGAAGCCTGAAGGCCTGAAAGGCCCAGGAGAGTGCCTCCGGAGAATAGAATGACTGCTATTATAAACCCTAAGATAACAGGGTAGATGGCTGCAAAGAGCATCCAGCTCATCCCAGCCTCTAACTTGATCATAATCAGTGTGGGGATGCAGGGAGGATACATCGCCATAAAGAACATCAGAGAGGCGGCATGAAGTGGTGTCCAGCCCTTCTCTTTTTCTTTTATCCTCTCCTCAAGCCTTTCCCTCCTTGCCTCTGGTGCGGGCTCATAGATACTTCCCAGGGTTGCTACGCTACTCTCCTTGGCGGCAAAGGAGCTTAATAAAGCAATATTTACCCTCCAGTTGAACCCTGCAAACTTGGTGACTGGCTCTATAAACTTACCTGCTCTTCCCAGATAGCTTGAGGCGATTACCTCCTCCTTTCTCTCTCCTCTTAAGGCCTTCCTCTCTTTTTCCAGCTTCCCGTATGCCTTATAAACCATTTTTGCCTCAGAATCTATAAGCTCATCCTTCTCAAGGATAACATCTCCTGTCCTTACCAGAGAAAAGTATTTATGGTTTATCCGATCCCATTTTTGATAAAATGCCACCTTAAGCCTCTTTCTATTTTCTTTGCTCAATCGGGCATAGGTAGCCAAAAACCTTTCCTTATCCTTTTTATAGGCAAAAAACCATGCCTTGAACCTCTCTGGGTTGGTTATCTTTATCTTTCCCTTATTGACTATCTTTGCAAATTCGGGATTTTTCTCCAAAAAGCTTTGGTTTACCTTCTCCATCTTTCCTTTGGCTGCTATCTTTGCCTTCTTATAATCCCCAAGATACCTGACAAACTCCATCAATCCATGGCCGGCCAAAACCCTGGCATATGGATTATCCCTCCCAATCTCATCAAAGAAGGAAGCAATTAGTTGATTGGCCTGGTTGGTGTAATCTGCCTTCCTTTCTGGATTCAATGAAGGAAAGGAGACAAGCAGATAGACAAGAACCATCACTGCAATGACAATGGTCATAACCTTCCTCACAAAGAGCCAGGTTCGCTCTACAGAACGGCGCAAGACATTGCCAATCGTAGGCAGATGATAGGTGGGCATCTCTAAGACAAAGGGTGCAGTCTCTTTTTTTCTAAGTATGGTAAGGGATAGGAGCT is part of the bacterium genome and harbors:
- a CDS encoding class I SAM-dependent methyltransferase, with product MKLHKIEKIFMNNPIRVWIQRKVECPIMFEGLNLPKELVCLEIGCGRGVGLLLINQHFKCKKVVGIDCDPEMIEQAKEYYSNPPRWAKDIRKDNIDLRVGDASNMEFPDHCFDCVFSFGVFHHIKDWQKAISEVYRVLKPEGYFSFEEFFLENMIWKINFQVSKRFFGHAPYILLQEKEFRDCLKKLGFLFLSYKKERIPMSHCHAIMRKGG
- a CDS encoding DUF4198 domain-containing protein; the encoded protein is MNLDCSEGKGNPVPNVEIEVEYINYEVDMKGNKFTGKPKIAKEGHGAAVILANKDGEFSFVPPKAGYWGFAALGAGGEKTYKGKELSEDAVLWIEAIEIE